The Sphaerospermopsis torques-reginae ITEP-024 genome has a window encoding:
- the gntT gene encoding guanitoxin biosynthesis MATE family efflux transporter GntT — MYLTLFKQYDFLNRFIRLSVANIVSNLMIPLAGSISLVFLGHLSGVHDLAGSSFAVVLFDFIYYGFYFLRQSTTGVTAQAIGREDQEEMLLIGLRNILIALVLGILLLILQYPFREIAFSMLNDTPEVKASAVAYFNARIIGAPAVFINYVLIGCLLGREESGKVLLISVMGNAVNILLDYLLIIHWGWGATGAGLSMAISQYLMLLVGLIFFCLQIQWQMLKAITGKLLDWSALKSAFVLNGNIFVSTLILISTTDIFSLESNTMGTIIFTQNTLILQIIFLALYFVEGLGLATESLVGYFTGQGAKEKLASLVGLSAQASLVLGLAFALVPALFPQWVFGLFTDHIEIISQIDTYIWWLPLFLTFSSVALALEGYFLGLAEGRTLRNINLTAIILGFMPLSIAAWQFHNNHLLWLAYSMFMCIRMVMLSIQVPRTFESDFGERKILGEME; from the coding sequence ATGTATTTGACACTCTTCAAACAGTATGACTTTCTGAACCGATTTATTCGGTTATCGGTTGCCAATATAGTCTCCAATCTCATGATCCCTCTAGCTGGTTCCATCAGTCTAGTTTTTTTGGGTCATCTCTCAGGAGTCCATGATTTGGCCGGATCATCTTTTGCAGTAGTATTATTTGATTTTATCTACTACGGTTTTTACTTTTTACGACAGAGTACCACTGGCGTTACCGCTCAGGCAATAGGAAGAGAAGACCAGGAGGAGATGTTACTGATAGGACTGCGAAATATCTTAATTGCTTTAGTCTTAGGCATACTGCTTTTGATTTTGCAGTACCCATTTAGGGAGATAGCATTTTCCATGTTAAATGATACTCCAGAGGTTAAAGCTTCGGCGGTTGCCTATTTCAATGCTCGGATTATTGGTGCGCCTGCGGTTTTCATCAATTACGTTCTGATTGGTTGTTTGCTAGGAAGGGAAGAGAGCGGTAAGGTGTTACTAATATCAGTAATGGGAAATGCTGTCAACATATTACTAGACTATTTGCTGATTATCCATTGGGGTTGGGGAGCTACAGGAGCTGGACTCTCTATGGCTATTAGTCAGTATTTAATGTTATTGGTAGGATTAATATTTTTTTGCCTTCAAATCCAGTGGCAAATGTTAAAAGCTATAACTGGAAAACTTTTGGATTGGTCAGCTTTGAAATCTGCCTTTGTCCTGAATGGCAATATATTTGTTAGTACCTTGATCCTGATCTCCACCACTGATATATTCAGTTTAGAGAGCAATACAATGGGGACAATCATCTTTACTCAAAATACCTTGATATTACAAATCATTTTCCTAGCTCTCTATTTTGTTGAAGGATTAGGATTAGCTACAGAGAGTTTAGTAGGCTACTTTACAGGTCAAGGTGCGAAGGAAAAGTTAGCTTCTTTGGTAGGGCTTTCTGCACAAGCTAGTCTTGTTTTGGGACTCGCCTTTGCTCTTGTACCTGCGCTTTTTCCTCAATGGGTATTTGGGTTATTCACCGACCATATTGAAATAATTAGTCAAATTGATACATATATTTGGTGGTTACCACTTTTTTTGACATTTAGTTCAGTAGCACTTGCACTGGAAGGATACTTTCTAGGTTTAGCAGAAGGACGCACTCTTCGCAATATTAACTTAACTGCCATTATTTTAGGATTTATGCCTTTAAGTATAGCCGCTTGGCAGTTTCACAATAACCATTTGTTGTGGCTTGCTTATTCTATGTTTATGTGCATCAGAATGGTGATGCTTAGTATACAAGTACCAAGAACTTTTGAAAGTGATTTTGGAGAGCGAAAAATTTTGGGGGAGATGGAGTAG
- a CDS encoding Uma2 family endonuclease → MTLAKPADIDITHLPDHTELPESDGTFVKNFQEHPQSILLTDSINSTLQKIHPDGQYAIGQDCGIYWRLTEPLEKGAEAPDWFYVANVPPMLNGKFRRSYVLWQEYIAPLIVLEFVSGDGAEERDKTPFNGKFWVYEQAIRVPFYGIYEVQKASVEVYYLVNGRYELLPANERGHYPILPLGVELGIWEGQYNNMQAPWLRWWDLQGNLLLHSEEKCIQLTTETQQLTSQLEQEQQKAARLAERLRELGVNPDEV, encoded by the coding sequence ATGACTCTTGCGAAACCTGCTGACATAGATATTACCCATCTTCCCGACCACACCGAGTTACCAGAGTCGGATGGAACATTTGTGAAGAATTTTCAAGAACATCCCCAAAGCATCTTACTAACAGACTCCATCAATAGCACCTTGCAAAAAATACATCCTGATGGACAATATGCGATCGGTCAAGACTGCGGTATTTATTGGCGTTTAACCGAACCACTGGAAAAAGGCGCGGAAGCACCAGATTGGTTTTATGTAGCCAATGTACCACCAATGTTAAACGGTAAATTCCGCCGTTCCTACGTATTGTGGCAGGAATATATAGCACCTTTGATAGTTTTAGAATTTGTGTCTGGGGATGGTGCAGAAGAAAGGGATAAAACACCGTTTAACGGTAAGTTCTGGGTATATGAACAAGCAATTAGAGTACCGTTTTATGGTATTTATGAAGTGCAGAAAGCTAGTGTGGAAGTGTATTATTTAGTGAATGGACGTTATGAATTATTACCAGCTAATGAAAGGGGGCATTATCCAATTTTACCATTAGGTGTAGAGTTGGGAATTTGGGAAGGACAGTATAATAATATGCAAGCTCCCTGGTTACGTTGGTGGGATTTACAGGGGAATTTGTTGTTACATAGTGAGGAGAAATGTATACAGTTAACTACGGAAACCCAGCAGTTAACGTCTCAGTTGGAACAGGAACAGCAAAAAGCTGCACGTTTAGCGGAACGGTTGCGGGAGTTGGGGGTTAACCCGGATGAGGTTTGA
- the ilvN gene encoding acetolactate synthase small subunit codes for MKHTLSVLVEDEAGVLSRISSLFARRGFNIESLAVGPAEQGGVSRITMVVPGDDRVIEQLTKQLYKLVNVLKVQDVTETPCVERELMLLKVNATSSNRSEVVELAQIFRARVVDVAEDSLTLEVVGDPGKMVAIVQVLQKFGLREIARTGKISLTRESGVNTELLKSLEAKV; via the coding sequence ATGAAACATACTCTTTCTGTACTTGTTGAAGATGAAGCGGGGGTTTTGTCCCGTATTTCTAGTTTATTTGCGCGTCGTGGCTTTAATATAGAAAGCCTTGCTGTTGGTCCTGCTGAACAGGGTGGAGTTTCCCGAATTACGATGGTTGTACCTGGTGACGATCGCGTGATTGAACAACTCACCAAGCAATTATATAAGTTAGTTAATGTCCTAAAAGTACAGGATGTTACTGAGACACCTTGTGTAGAAAGGGAATTGATGCTGTTAAAGGTGAATGCTACGAGTAGCAACCGTTCTGAGGTGGTGGAACTGGCTCAGATTTTCCGTGCTAGGGTTGTGGATGTAGCGGAAGATTCTCTGACTTTGGAAGTGGTTGGAGATCCGGGTAAGATGGTGGCGATCGTCCAAGTGTTGCAAAAGTTTGGTTTAAGGGAAATTGCCCGCACGGGTAAGATTTCTTTGACTCGTGAATCTGGTGTTAATACTGAGTTGCTGAAGTCTTTGGAAGCAAAGGTTTAG
- a CDS encoding phospholipid-binding protein gives MGWLQRLFGMEKPENAKVNPTPQAAATADKIPPERIGLNGEYDQSGLAKRVALAFDQDSELANCDRLWVAQLGSTVVLKGEVPSQKILNKMVSVARSVNGTTDVTTDEVTVG, from the coding sequence ATGGGTTGGTTACAAAGACTATTTGGAATGGAAAAACCAGAAAACGCAAAAGTAAACCCAACTCCACAAGCAGCAGCTACCGCTGACAAAATCCCTCCAGAACGTATAGGATTAAATGGCGAATATGATCAAAGCGGTTTAGCTAAAAGAGTCGCATTAGCCTTTGATCAAGATTCAGAACTTGCAAATTGCGATCGCCTCTGGGTAGCTCAACTAGGTAGCACCGTGGTATTAAAAGGTGAAGTTCCCAGTCAGAAAATTCTCAACAAAATGGTTTCTGTAGCTCGTTCTGTCAATGGTACTACTGACGTAACCACTGATGAAGTTACAGTTGGGTGA
- a CDS encoding alpha/beta fold hydrolase encodes MTTTLSWQQRLGNQRDWLWRGWQIRYTYIRPTYNYQNTTPLILLHGFGASIGHWRHNLEVLGTHHTVYALDMLGFGASEKAPANYSVKLWVEQVYDFWQAFIRQPVILIGNSVGSLISLVAADIHPDMVAGIVMMSLPDPTLELEALPTFLHPVVEGLKSVIASPLLLKPLFKVVRKPEVLKRWAGLAYTNPEAITDELIDILAGPPQDRGSTRAFIALFKSSIDAEFSPSVKKILPNLTIPMLLIWGSKDKFVPPKLANEFAKYNEKLEVLYLEDVGHCPHDEAPEKVNEVILNWIREWGIGNR; translated from the coding sequence GTGACTACTACGTTATCTTGGCAGCAGCGGCTAGGTAATCAAAGAGATTGGCTGTGGAGAGGTTGGCAAATTCGCTATACCTACATCCGGCCTACTTACAATTACCAAAATACCACACCTTTAATTTTACTACATGGTTTTGGTGCTTCCATTGGTCATTGGCGACATAATTTAGAAGTTTTAGGTACACATCATACAGTTTATGCCTTAGATATGCTGGGTTTTGGTGCTTCTGAAAAAGCTCCGGCTAATTACAGTGTCAAACTTTGGGTAGAACAAGTTTATGACTTTTGGCAGGCATTTATCCGCCAACCAGTTATCTTAATAGGTAATTCTGTGGGTTCTTTAATCAGCTTAGTTGCGGCTGATATCCATCCTGATATGGTTGCGGGTATAGTAATGATGAGTTTACCTGATCCCACTTTGGAATTAGAAGCCCTCCCTACTTTTTTACATCCAGTTGTGGAAGGACTTAAAAGTGTTATTGCTTCGCCTTTACTGCTGAAACCACTGTTTAAGGTAGTCAGAAAACCAGAAGTATTAAAACGCTGGGCTGGTCTTGCCTATACTAATCCCGAAGCCATTACGGATGAACTTATAGATATTTTAGCCGGACCTCCACAGGACAGAGGCTCTACCCGTGCTTTTATTGCTTTGTTTAAATCTTCTATAGATGCAGAATTTAGTCCCAGTGTCAAGAAAATTTTACCAAACTTAACAATTCCCATGTTATTGATTTGGGGGAGTAAAGATAAATTTGTTCCCCCAAAATTAGCCAATGAATTTGCTAAATACAATGAAAAATTAGAAGTTTTGTATTTAGAAGATGTGGGTCACTGTCCCCATGATGAAGCACCGGAAAAGGTGAATGAGGTAATTTTAAATTGGATTAGGGAATGGGGAATAGGTAATAGGTAA
- the infC gene encoding translation initiation factor IF-3 codes for MPVIEKKRTRDLPQINERIRFPKIRVIDTDGGQLGIMPPHEALKLAEEKELDLVLLSDKADPPVCRIMDYGKYKFEQEKKAREARKKQHTADVKEVKMRYKIEEHDYNVRVKQAERFLKDGDKVKATVMFRGREIQHSDLAEDLLKRMATDLEPFGEVQQAPKKEGRNMMMLISPKK; via the coding sequence ATGCCTGTGATTGAGAAAAAAAGAACTCGCGATCTGCCCCAAATTAACGAACGCATTCGCTTCCCGAAAATTCGAGTCATTGACACTGATGGCGGCCAATTAGGAATTATGCCGCCCCATGAAGCACTAAAGTTAGCAGAAGAAAAAGAACTAGACCTAGTGCTACTCAGTGACAAAGCCGACCCGCCGGTATGTCGAATCATGGACTACGGGAAATATAAGTTTGAGCAGGAGAAAAAGGCGCGGGAAGCCCGGAAGAAGCAGCACACGGCTGACGTGAAGGAAGTAAAGATGCGCTATAAGATTGAAGAACACGACTATAATGTGCGCGTCAAGCAAGCTGAACGCTTCCTCAAAGATGGTGATAAAGTCAAAGCTACTGTGATGTTCCGGGGTCGAGAAATCCAACACAGTGATTTAGCAGAGGATTTGCTAAAACGGATGGCTACAGATTTAGAACCGTTTGGTGAAGTACAGCAAGCGCCAAAGAAAGAAGGGCGAAATATGATGATGCTAATTTCACCCAAAAAGTAA
- a CDS encoding muconolactone Delta-isomerase, protein MLYHLDFHVEYPDDMTQQELFTIWSEEADAALQAKQAGIVVDLWKCVGTRRVIVIVDVPTPDTLDQILLDLPIMKKMGQNVQVEVTPLRRYEDFAADVKSRLEKKEK, encoded by the coding sequence ATGCTATATCACCTAGATTTTCACGTTGAATACCCCGACGACATGACACAACAAGAACTCTTTACCATTTGGAGTGAAGAAGCAGATGCAGCACTGCAAGCAAAGCAAGCAGGAATTGTTGTAGATTTGTGGAAATGTGTGGGAACTCGTCGAGTCATTGTTATTGTTGATGTTCCCACACCGGATACCCTGGATCAAATTCTTTTAGATTTACCCATCATGAAAAAAATGGGTCAAAATGTGCAAGTAGAAGTAACTCCTTTAAGAAGATATGAAGACTTTGCAGCAGATGTAAAATCTCGGTTAGAGAAAAAAGAAAAATAA
- a CDS encoding DUF4435 domain-containing protein: protein MSVAKLRDARNRPVVAFTEFTRQYKQNESALYCFFEGEDDKKYYGIRIRNIARPIKYSYFSCDGKEGVLDIHRIITNRKSYSQARAAYFIDRDFDVSIKNTAITGIYETPCYSIENLYTSINSFCEILRSEFKLAESDIDFNNCKNLYIKLQKEFHDAVELLNIWIACQREKRADLKLSGFDLSKLVQIDLDNITSNYTINELHTQFPKAITVTQEELDLKQNHLCIQERQKSFRGKFEIYFLFKFIQKLIEEANKGNPKYFTKKIKVTLNLRETTLISDLSQYADTPDCLVGYLESFRTSVN, encoded by the coding sequence ATGTCAGTAGCTAAACTTAGAGATGCTCGGAATAGACCAGTAGTAGCATTTACCGAATTTACCCGACAATACAAACAAAATGAATCTGCTCTATACTGCTTCTTTGAAGGTGAAGATGATAAGAAGTATTATGGAATTAGAATCAGAAATATTGCCAGACCAATAAAATACTCTTACTTTAGTTGTGACGGAAAAGAAGGAGTTTTAGACATTCATCGAATTATTACTAATCGCAAAAGTTACTCTCAAGCTAGAGCAGCATACTTTATAGACAGAGATTTTGATGTATCAATAAAAAATACAGCAATAACCGGAATATATGAAACTCCTTGTTACTCAATTGAAAATTTATATACATCTATTAATAGTTTTTGTGAAATTCTGAGAAGTGAATTTAAGCTTGCTGAATCAGATATTGATTTTAATAACTGTAAAAACCTGTATATAAAACTCCAGAAAGAATTCCATGATGCAGTTGAACTTTTAAATATTTGGATAGCTTGTCAAAGAGAAAAAAGAGCAGATTTAAAGTTATCTGGCTTTGATCTCTCAAAGTTAGTACAGATAGATTTAGATAATATCACTAGCAACTACACAATTAATGAGCTACATACTCAATTTCCCAAAGCAATTACTGTTACTCAAGAAGAACTAGACTTAAAGCAAAATCATCTATGTATACAAGAACGTCAAAAAAGTTTTCGAGGTAAATTTGAAATTTACTTTTTATTCAAATTTATTCAAAAACTAATTGAAGAAGCAAATAAAGGAAATCCCAAGTATTTTACTAAAAAAATAAAAGTTACCTTAAATTTAAGGGAAACTACGCTAATTTCTGATTTGTCCCAATATGCTGACACCCCAGATTGTCTAGTAGGTTATTTGGAATCTTTTAGAACTTCTGTGAATTAA
- a CDS encoding AAA family ATPase, with the protein MLLSEHLNSSNLKSFSLNGLFGYKYVKIPFDKEAVILIAENGSGKTTILNALYYSISCKFSRLITIDFESVVIEFTSGVSVEIKKRDLVSYYEGDSIRREILSDLNLQLISKLRPYVPSIEIDRLLMDIKRGYPSKSIRRRVLELRDMYDIQSQYLDGFLDERITAVKVEDKPEKKIEKIRNTIQENINESILYFPTYRRIEEDLKNLGYEGSRLGDSDGKLIQFGMNDVIAKFGEIKTTIKNATLELFSKVTGEMLTQFVEGIEPTQEMRDSIQPETLNIVLSRVGDNISQTDKKNIEQLVNSEDIKLQKYDQLVYFLSKLVGLYEQQKEKDNSIKQFTAVCNKYLHKKKIIYDETSVEISIVQERNHKPIDIRNLSSGEKQIISLFSKIYLDSDDEYIILFDEPELSLSLEWQRLLLPDILKSGKCKLLLAVTHSPFIFDNELDVNAIDLDDFVTEK; encoded by the coding sequence ATGCTGTTAAGTGAACATCTTAATTCTAGTAATTTGAAGTCATTTTCTCTCAATGGCTTATTCGGCTATAAGTATGTGAAAATACCTTTTGATAAAGAAGCTGTTATTCTGATTGCTGAAAATGGTTCTGGTAAAACCACTATTTTGAATGCTCTTTACTATTCAATATCTTGTAAGTTTAGTAGATTAATTACCATTGATTTTGAGTCAGTAGTGATTGAATTCACATCTGGTGTAAGTGTTGAAATTAAAAAAAGAGATTTGGTTTCTTACTATGAAGGAGATTCAATTAGAAGAGAAATTTTAAGTGATTTAAATCTTCAGCTTATATCTAAACTTAGACCTTATGTACCTTCAATTGAAATAGATAGACTTTTAATGGATATTAAACGAGGTTATCCGTCTAAAAGTATCCGCCGAAGGGTTTTAGAGCTAAGAGATATGTACGATATACAATCTCAATACTTAGATGGATTTCTTGATGAAAGAATTACGGCTGTGAAAGTCGAAGATAAACCTGAAAAAAAAATTGAGAAAATTAGAAATACTATTCAAGAAAACATTAATGAATCAATATTATATTTTCCCACTTATAGAAGGATTGAAGAAGATTTAAAAAACTTAGGTTATGAAGGGTCGCGTCTTGGAGATAGTGATGGTAAACTAATTCAGTTTGGAATGAATGATGTTATAGCAAAATTTGGTGAAATTAAAACAACAATTAAGAATGCTACCTTAGAACTATTTTCAAAAGTAACTGGTGAAATGTTAACACAATTCGTGGAAGGAATAGAACCTACACAAGAGATGAGAGATAGCATCCAGCCAGAAACTTTAAACATAGTTTTAAGTCGAGTAGGAGACAATATATCTCAAACAGATAAAAAAAATATAGAACAGTTAGTCAACTCTGAGGATATAAAATTACAGAAATATGATCAATTAGTGTATTTTCTATCTAAGCTTGTAGGACTTTATGAACAACAAAAAGAAAAGGATAATTCCATTAAGCAGTTTACAGCAGTCTGTAACAAATACTTACACAAAAAGAAAATTATCTATGATGAAACAAGTGTAGAAATTTCGATAGTTCAAGAAAGAAATCATAAACCAATAGATATTAGAAATTTATCCTCTGGTGAAAAACAGATTATATCCTTATTTTCTAAAATTTATTTGGATTCAGATGATGAATACATAATTTTGTTTGATGAACCTGAGCTTTCTCTTTCCCTGGAATGGCAAAGATTATTACTTCCTGATATTTTGAAATCTGGTAAATGTAAACTTCTTTTAGCTGTCACACATTCACCATTCATTTTTGATAATGAATTAGATGTAAATGCAATAGATTTAGATGATTTTGTCACGGAAAAATAG
- a CDS encoding UPF0182 family protein, translated as MFFKWCFRVIIVCLGLWIILDLASHLGAEIFWFQEVGYLPTFLVRLITQGALWVGVVSLSMIYLLGNLTLAKRWQYPQSLKIEPARIEKTTLSRELTNFLSPKYIQIYQTPQIETGNTQIKLFWLLPLTLSLSFLVGLIFTHYGQVALSYWNGEINQVNSPFTILFRPEIVWNLSIRIIYQVWYFVLALVMAIAVLIYSQFLLWAIAIIFSFGFGWLISQQWKTILLYFHSTPFNSTEPLFGKDISFYIFSLPVWELLGFWLIGLFLYGFVAVTLTYLVSGDSISQGIFPGFSPTQKRHLFGLGGGLMLVIAFGFWLSRYELVYSPRGVSFGASFTDVKIQLPADTMLCVLAVAIAFYLLWQTLFWKPKSQHHQWVIYGFGIYLLLVIAGDFIVPAVVQSFIVQPNELQRETPYIERTIALTRQAFDLEAIDAQTFNPQGKLTQADIKANDLTIRNIRLWDQEPLLKTNRQLQQIRPYYAFPDADIDRYIITSQTNQQEPPTNEKRQVLIAARELDYNAVPQQAQTWVNRNLIYTHGYGFTMSPVNTVAPGGLPEYFVKDISGNGAALTTANAAIRESIPIGEPRIYYGEISNTHVMTGTKVKELDYPSGSDNVYNTYDGSGGIRIGSLWRRWLFATYLKDWRMIFTRDFLPETKVLFRRNINQRIRAIAPFLQFDSEPYIVAADANPDDKNQQFPGAKNYLYWIVDAYTTSSRYPYSDQNNEGINYIRNSVKIVIDAYNGTVRFYVAQPQDPLIIAWSKIFPQMFQPLTNMPVNLLSHIRYPVDFFKIQSERLMIYHITNPQVFYNREDQWQIPKEIYGTEPRPVEPYYLITSLPGVPFEEFILLLPYTPKERTNLIAWLAARSDGENYGKLLLYNFPKERLIYGQEQIEARINQDPVISQQISLWNRQGSRAIQGNLLIVPIEQSLLYVEPIYLEATQNSIPTLVRVVVAYENRIVMAQTLEQALQAIFQPEITPAPAIIRPVEEEGIPPV; from the coding sequence ATGTTTTTCAAATGGTGCTTTAGAGTTATTATCGTTTGCCTGGGTTTGTGGATCATCTTGGATCTAGCTTCTCATTTAGGGGCGGAAATTTTTTGGTTTCAGGAAGTTGGCTATTTGCCAACTTTTCTGGTGCGGTTAATAACTCAAGGTGCTTTATGGGTGGGTGTTGTTAGCTTGAGTATGATCTATCTACTGGGAAATTTAACTTTAGCAAAACGTTGGCAATATCCCCAGTCTCTGAAAATTGAGCCAGCAAGAATTGAAAAAACTACACTGAGTAGGGAACTAACAAATTTTCTAAGTCCCAAATATATTCAAATCTATCAAACTCCGCAAATTGAAACGGGAAACACACAAATTAAATTATTCTGGTTGCTACCGCTAACGTTAAGCTTGAGTTTTTTAGTGGGGTTAATTTTCACCCATTATGGACAAGTTGCGTTAAGTTACTGGAATGGAGAAATTAATCAGGTTAATTCACCTTTTACTATCTTATTTAGACCAGAGATAGTTTGGAACTTGAGCATCAGAATTATTTATCAAGTTTGGTATTTTGTTTTAGCTTTAGTGATGGCGATCGCTGTATTAATATATTCCCAGTTTTTGCTGTGGGCGATCGCTATTATTTTTAGTTTCGGTTTTGGGTGGTTAATATCTCAACAATGGAAGACAATATTGTTGTATTTCCACTCCACCCCCTTCAATAGCACTGAACCTTTATTTGGCAAAGATATCAGCTTTTATATTTTTTCCCTTCCTGTCTGGGAACTGTTGGGTTTTTGGCTGATAGGTTTATTTTTATATGGCTTTGTTGCTGTTACTCTCACCTATCTTGTATCAGGAGACAGTATCAGTCAAGGCATTTTCCCTGGGTTTTCGCCAACACAAAAACGTCATTTATTCGGCTTAGGTGGCGGTTTAATGTTGGTGATAGCCTTTGGTTTTTGGTTAAGTCGTTATGAACTGGTTTATTCTCCCCGTGGAGTGAGTTTTGGGGCTAGTTTCACTGATGTTAAAATACAGTTACCAGCAGATACAATGTTATGTGTTTTAGCTGTGGCGATCGCCTTTTATTTATTATGGCAAACTTTATTTTGGAAACCCAAATCTCAACATCATCAATGGGTAATTTATGGTTTTGGTATTTATTTATTATTAGTAATTGCAGGTGATTTTATTGTACCTGCGGTTGTCCAATCTTTCATAGTTCAACCCAATGAATTACAGCGAGAAACACCTTATATTGAACGTACTATCGCCCTCACTCGTCAAGCATTTGATTTAGAAGCCATAGATGCTCAAACCTTTAATCCCCAAGGAAAATTAACCCAAGCAGATATCAAAGCCAATGATTTAACTATTCGCAATATTCGGCTTTGGGATCAAGAACCACTATTAAAAACTAACCGACAATTACAACAAATTCGTCCTTATTATGCGTTTCCTGATGCCGATATTGATCGTTACATTATCACCAGCCAAACCAACCAACAAGAACCCCCAACAAACGAAAAACGTCAGGTACTAATAGCCGCCAGAGAATTAGATTATAATGCTGTCCCACAACAAGCACAAACATGGGTAAACCGCAATTTAATTTACACTCACGGTTATGGTTTTACCATGAGTCCAGTAAATACAGTTGCACCTGGTGGTTTACCAGAATATTTTGTCAAAGATATTAGTGGTAATGGTGCAGCTTTAACTACTGCTAATGCAGCTATTCGGGAAAGTATTCCTATTGGTGAACCGCGAATTTATTATGGAGAAATTTCTAATACTCATGTCATGACTGGAACAAAAGTTAAAGAATTAGATTATCCCAGCGGTAGTGATAACGTTTATAACACCTACGATGGCAGCGGTGGAATTAGAATTGGTTCTTTATGGAGACGGTGGTTATTTGCCACATATTTAAAAGACTGGCGAATGATATTTACACGGGACTTTCTACCAGAAACCAAGGTATTATTTCGGCGAAATATTAACCAAAGAATTAGAGCGATCGCACCTTTTTTACAATTTGATAGTGAACCTTATATAGTTGCCGCTGATGCCAACCCAGATGATAAAAATCAACAATTTCCAGGTGCAAAAAATTATCTTTATTGGATAGTTGATGCTTACACTACCAGCAGTCGCTATCCCTATTCAGATCAAAATAACGAAGGTATTAACTATATTCGTAATTCTGTTAAAATCGTCATTGATGCTTACAATGGCACTGTCAGATTTTATGTTGCTCAACCTCAAGATCCGTTAATTATTGCTTGGTCAAAAATTTTCCCGCAAATGTTCCAACCGCTAACGAATATGCCTGTTAATCTGCTTAGTCATATTCGCTATCCGGTAGACTTTTTCAAAATTCAATCTGAGCGGTTAATGATTTATCATATTACTAACCCTCAAGTATTTTACAATCGGGAAGATCAATGGCAAATTCCCAAAGAAATTTATGGAACTGAACCCCGTCCAGTTGAACCTTACTATTTAATTACCAGTCTTCCTGGTGTTCCCTTTGAAGAATTTATTTTATTACTTCCCTACACACCAAAAGAAAGAACCAATTTAATTGCTTGGTTAGCAGCGCGTTCTGATGGGGAAAATTACGGTAAATTACTACTGTATAACTTTCCTAAAGAACGTTTAATTTATGGACAAGAACAAATAGAAGCCAGAATTAACCAAGATCCGGTAATTTCTCAACAAATTTCATTATGGAATCGTCAAGGATCAAGAGCAATTCAAGGTAATCTTTTAATTGTTCCCATTGAACAATCTTTATTATATGTTGAGCCAATTTATTTAGAAGCAACCCAGAATAGTATACCAACTTTGGTTAGGGTGGTTGTTGCTTATGAAAATCGTATTGTCATGGCGCAGACATTAGAACAAGCTTTACAGGCGATTTTTCAGCCAGAAATAACACCAGCGCCGGCTATTATTCGTCCTGTGGAAGAAGAAGGAATACCGCCGGTTTAA
- a CDS encoding bifunctional 4-hydroxy-2-oxoglutarate aldolase/2-dehydro-3-deoxy-phosphogluconate aldolase: MSNQVWLSKLKQHRAIAVIRAPKMDWGEKMALAVASGGMQLIEITWNSDRPGKLISQLRSQLPNCTIGTGTLFNVQQLKEAIAAGAQFLFTPHTDAEMIKVAVSQDVPIIPGALTPTEIVTAWTLGASCVKVFPVQAVGGTSYIKSLQAPLGHIPLIPTGGVTLENAKDFLQVGAVAVGLSGELFPKKWVLEGNWHKITDQAKNLTQRLN, encoded by the coding sequence ATGTCTAATCAAGTTTGGTTGTCAAAATTAAAACAACATCGAGCAATTGCAGTTATTCGCGCCCCGAAAATGGACTGGGGTGAAAAAATGGCTTTAGCGGTAGCATCGGGGGGAATGCAGTTAATAGAAATTACCTGGAATAGCGATCGCCCTGGAAAATTAATTTCTCAACTCCGTAGTCAGTTACCTAATTGTACAATTGGTACTGGTACACTGTTTAATGTACAACAGTTAAAAGAGGCGATCGCTGCTGGGGCGCAATTTCTTTTTACTCCCCATACGGATGCAGAAATGATTAAAGTCGCAGTATCTCAAGATGTTCCTATTATCCCTGGCGCTCTGACACCTACAGAAATTGTTACCGCCTGGACTCTGGGCGCAAGTTGTGTCAAAGTGTTTCCGGTACAAGCAGTAGGAGGAACGAGTTATATAAAAAGTTTACAAGCACCCCTTGGTCATATTCCCTTAATTCCTACTGGTGGTGTAACGTTAGAAAATGCTAAAGATTTTTTACAAGTTGGGGCGGTGGCCGTGGGTTTAAGTGGGGAATTATTCCCGAAAAAATGGGTTTTAGAAGGAAATTGGCACAAAATCACCGACCAAGCCAAAAATCTTACACAAAGGTTAAATTAG